A window from Roseburia sp. 499 encodes these proteins:
- the spoVG gene encoding septation regulator SpoVG, translating to MQITDVRIRKVEKEGKMRAVVSITLDEEFVVHDIKVIEGEKGLFIAMPSRKAADGEYRDIAHPINSQTRERIQRIILEKYQAEIAAGEAE from the coding sequence ATGCAAATTACGGACGTGAGAATTAGAAAAGTAGAAAAAGAAGGTAAAATGAGAGCAGTTGTTTCAATTACACTCGATGAGGAATTTGTTGTTCATGACATCAAGGTAATTGAAGGAGAGAAGGGATTGTTTATTGCAATGCCAAGCCGTAAGGCAGCGGATGGGGAATACCGTGACATTGCACATCCAATTAATTCACAGACAAGAGAACGGATTCAGCGGATTATTCTGGAGAAATATCAGGCTGAAATTGCCGCAGGAGAAGCAGAATAG
- a CDS encoding IS3 family transposase → MDLTTRVNLVKNHSKNKESNLPVSVVAMLASINRTSIYYKGTPISDEEFECKRIIDRLHTDNPTWGARQISSQLKQHGYKVGRRKARRYMDEMGINPVYPKPNLSKRLKQAQVVPYLLRNAIIDRPNQAWSIDITYIPMKHGFLYLTAIIDWHSRCIVGWELDDTLDTRACIEACEKAFKVAKPEILNSDQGCQFTSQKYKDFLKTNKIKQSMDGKSRWADNIMIERWFRTFKYEEAYLTEWKNIKEARQAIAAYIHKYNFERCHSAIGNVPPASVYYPAMLYDAAKNAA, encoded by the coding sequence TTGGACCTGACTACGAGAGTAAATTTAGTAAAAAACCATTCGAAGAATAAGGAAAGCAATCTTCCGGTTTCTGTTGTTGCGATGCTTGCCAGCATTAACAGGACAAGTATTTATTACAAAGGAACGCCTATTTCTGATGAAGAATTTGAATGTAAACGAATCATAGATCGGCTTCACACGGATAATCCAACATGGGGTGCCAGACAGATATCTTCCCAGCTTAAACAACATGGATATAAAGTTGGCAGACGCAAAGCACGTAGATACATGGATGAAATGGGTATTAACCCAGTATATCCAAAGCCAAATCTTTCAAAACGCTTGAAACAGGCACAGGTTGTTCCATATTTACTTAGAAATGCCATCATAGACCGCCCTAACCAGGCATGGTCAATTGACATTACATATATTCCAATGAAGCATGGTTTCTTGTATTTAACAGCCATTATAGATTGGCATAGCCGTTGTATCGTAGGCTGGGAACTGGATGACACTTTGGATACACGTGCCTGCATAGAAGCATGTGAAAAAGCATTTAAAGTTGCAAAACCAGAAATCCTTAACTCAGATCAAGGATGCCAATTTACCAGTCAAAAATACAAGGATTTTCTTAAAACAAACAAAATCAAGCAAAGCATGGATGGAAAAAGCCGTTGGGCTGATAACATCATGATTGAACGCTGGTTCCGTACATTCAAGTACGAAGAAGCATATCTTACCGAATGGAAAAATATCAAAGAAGCACGTCAGGCTATCGCTGCTTATATTCATAAGTACAACTTTGAGCGTTGCCATTCTGCAATCGGTAATGTTCCTCCAGCATCTGTATACTATCCGGCTATGCTATATGACGCTGCTAAGAATGCTGCTTAA
- a CDS encoding glucose-1-phosphate adenylyltransferase has translation MIKKEMIAMLLAGGQGSRLGVLTSNVAKPAVSFGGKYRIIDFPLSNCINSGIDTVGVLTQYQPLRLNSHIGIGIPWDLDRNNGGVTVLPPYERSGNSEWYSGTANAIYQNINYIDSYDPEYVLILSGDHIYKMDYEVMLDFHKENKADVTIATIPVPWEEASRFGVVITDEDKKIQEFEEKPENPRSNLASMGIYIFNWSVLKEALITMSDQSNCDFGKHIIPYCHEKGQRLFAYEYNGYWKDVGTLGSYWEANMELIDLIPEFNLYEEYWRIYTKGDVIEPQYIAQDAVTERCIIGDGCEIYGKVYGSVIGPGVKIGAGCVVHDSIIMRDSVIGENTIINKSIIAESCEIGKNVELGIGEEVENKLKKSVYSFGLVAVGEKSVIPPGVKVGKNTAIFGETEKEDYPNGILEGGESIIKAGDGR, from the coding sequence ATGATAAAGAAAGAAATGATAGCCATGCTTTTAGCAGGCGGACAGGGAAGCCGGCTTGGAGTATTAACTTCCAATGTAGCAAAACCAGCAGTGTCTTTTGGGGGGAAATACCGCATCATTGATTTTCCTTTAAGTAACTGCATTAACTCCGGGATTGATACCGTGGGGGTTCTGACACAGTATCAACCGTTAAGGTTAAACAGTCATATTGGGATAGGAATTCCGTGGGACTTGGACCGAAACAACGGCGGAGTAACTGTATTGCCACCGTATGAAAGAAGTGGCAACAGTGAATGGTATTCGGGCACAGCGAATGCAATTTATCAGAACATAAACTATATCGATAGTTATGATCCGGAATATGTGTTGATTCTTTCAGGAGATCACATTTATAAAATGGATTATGAGGTTATGCTGGATTTTCATAAGGAAAATAAAGCAGATGTAACCATCGCCACAATACCGGTTCCGTGGGAAGAAGCCAGTCGTTTTGGGGTTGTGATTACAGATGAGGATAAGAAGATTCAGGAGTTTGAAGAAAAACCGGAGAATCCAAGAAGTAATTTGGCATCTATGGGGATTTACATTTTCAATTGGAGTGTATTGAAGGAAGCCTTGATTACTATGTCGGATCAGAGTAATTGTGATTTTGGAAAACATATCATACCATATTGCCATGAAAAAGGTCAGCGTTTGTTTGCGTATGAGTACAATGGATATTGGAAGGATGTAGGAACGCTTGGTTCTTATTGGGAGGCCAATATGGAATTGATTGATCTCATACCGGAGTTCAATCTGTACGAGGAATACTGGCGGATATACACCAAAGGAGACGTGATTGAACCACAGTACATTGCGCAGGATGCGGTAACAGAGCGGTGTATTATTGGAGATGGTTGTGAGATTTATGGCAAGGTATATGGATCTGTGATAGGTCCGGGTGTTAAAATTGGGGCAGGTTGTGTGGTACATGATTCTATCATTATGAGAGATTCGGTGATAGGTGAAAATACTATTATTAATAAATCCATTATTGCAGAAAGTTGTGAGATTGGAAAAAATGTAGAATTGGGAATTGGAGAAGAAGTTGAGAACAAATTAAAGAAAAGTGTATATTCCTTCGGATTAGTGGCGGTAGGTGAGAAGTCGGTGATACCACCTGGGGTAAAGGTTGGAAAGAATACAGCTATTTTTGGCGAGACAGAAAAAGAGGATTATCCAAACGGAATATTAGAAGGCGGAGAATCCATTATTAAGGCAGGTGACGGAAGATGA
- a CDS encoding transposase yields MSRTRRNFTAQFKAKLVLEVLKGEKDINTIATENDIQPNLLRNWKKEFLDNASVVFDDKREENIKEKLASERKEKAEYAKKVGQLTMQVDWLKKKSEELLGPDYESKFSKKPFEE; encoded by the coding sequence ATGTCTCGTACAAGAAGAAATTTTACAGCTCAGTTCAAAGCAAAACTCGTATTGGAAGTGCTTAAAGGTGAAAAAGATATAAATACAATAGCTACCGAAAATGATATTCAGCCAAACTTACTCCGTAACTGGAAGAAAGAATTTCTGGACAATGCTTCTGTTGTTTTTGATGACAAAAGAGAAGAAAATATCAAGGAAAAGCTTGCATCAGAGCGTAAGGAAAAAGCTGAATATGCAAAAAAGGTCGGTCAACTCACCATGCAGGTGGATTGGCTCAAAAAAAAATCTGAAGAATTGCTTGGACCTGACTACGAGAGTAAATTTAGTAAAAAACCATTCGAAGAATAA
- a CDS encoding Imm74 family immunity protein: MNYVKFDLENGYVVKAEGEMLVGRKFVAYTDTMKTWEPPHENEKISKEKIERIIREVQKSMNGNTVQIIFE, translated from the coding sequence ATGAATTATGTTAAGTTTGATTTGGAAAATGGTTATGTTGTAAAAGCGGAAGGAGAAATGCTTGTAGGAAGAAAGTTTGTAGCATATACAGACACTATGAAAACATGGGAGCCACCGCATGAAAATGAGAAAATAAGTAAAGAAAAAATAGAAAGAATCATCCGAGAAGTGCAGAAAAGTATGAATGGAAATACGGTTCAGATTATTTTTGAATAG
- a CDS encoding glycoside hydrolase family 16 protein produces the protein MKKYSLVMDDDFEGTELNTEYWLPTYLPQWSSRKKTIPSYKIRNSILTLYISDEQEPWCPEWNGNVRVSNLQTGVFSGEVGSDIGQHHFTEGLVVREFQRRELKVAPQYGYIEFKARCNIAKENVAALWLIGVEENPSQAAEICLFELKGWNVADEYAVIGYGVHPFADGNIKDEFYEEKFSINVKEWNTYALKWEEDKITFYLNGNKIKVINQSPDYPMQIMLDLYDIENKKDESNVFEIDYVRVYQ, from the coding sequence ATGAAAAAATATAGTTTAGTTATGGATGATGATTTTGAAGGAACGGAATTAAATACAGAATATTGGTTGCCTACTTATTTGCCACAGTGGAGCAGTCGTAAAAAGACAATCCCTAGTTATAAGATTCGGAACAGTATATTGACTTTGTATATTTCTGATGAACAGGAGCCATGGTGTCCGGAGTGGAATGGTAATGTTCGGGTTTCGAATCTTCAGACAGGTGTTTTTTCGGGAGAGGTGGGAAGTGATATCGGTCAGCATCATTTTACAGAAGGATTGGTTGTCCGTGAATTCCAACGTAGAGAGCTGAAAGTGGCACCACAATATGGATATATTGAATTTAAGGCACGGTGTAATATTGCAAAAGAAAATGTAGCAGCTTTGTGGTTGATTGGTGTAGAGGAAAATCCCTCACAAGCAGCAGAAATATGTTTATTTGAATTAAAAGGATGGAATGTGGCAGATGAATATGCAGTAATTGGATACGGAGTACATCCATTTGCAGACGGAAATATAAAAGATGAATTTTATGAAGAAAAGTTCTCTATTAATGTAAAAGAGTGGAACACATATGCCTTGAAGTGGGAAGAAGATAAAATAACATTTTATTTGAATGGAAACAAAATAAAGGTGATTAATCAAAGTCCGGATTATCCAATGCAGATTATGTTGGATTTATATGATATAGAAAATAAAAAGGACGAAAGTAATGTATTTGAGATTGATTATGTAAGAGTATATCAATAG
- the glgD gene encoding glucose-1-phosphate adenylyltransferase subunit GlgD, translated as MKALGIILAGGNSSKMQQLTNKRAIAAMPVAGSFRSIDFTLSNMSNSHIQKVAVLTQYNARSLNEHLSSSKWWDFGRKQGGLYVFNPTVTSDNSWWYRGTADAMYRNIDFLKRSHEPYVIIADADCVYKLDYNELLEYHISKKADITVVCKEMPKEEDVSRFGVVRMNEDSRIIEFEEKPMVAQSNTISAGIYVLRRRQLIEMLERCAQENRFNFVTDILIRYKNMKRIYGYKLDSYWSNIATVESYYKTNMDFLRPEVRAYFREEPRIYSKIEDLPPAKYNVGSEVRNSLIASGCIINSKVENSILFKKVFVGKNCVIKNSIILNDVYIGDNTHIENCIVESRDTLRANTYFSGGDGIKVVCENNDRYVL; from the coding sequence ATGAAAGCATTAGGGATTATTTTAGCAGGAGGAAACAGCAGCAAGATGCAGCAACTGACCAACAAGCGTGCCATAGCGGCGATGCCGGTTGCAGGAAGCTTTCGAAGCATTGATTTTACACTTAGCAATATGAGCAATTCACATATTCAGAAGGTAGCAGTATTGACACAGTATAATGCCAGAAGTTTGAATGAACATTTGAGTTCTTCAAAATGGTGGGATTTTGGTAGAAAACAAGGTGGATTGTATGTATTCAACCCTACGGTTACTTCAGATAACAGTTGGTGGTATCGAGGAACGGCAGATGCCATGTATCGTAATATCGATTTTTTGAAAAGAAGTCATGAACCGTATGTAATCATCGCGGATGCAGATTGTGTTTACAAGCTGGATTATAATGAACTTTTGGAATATCACATTTCAAAGAAGGCAGATATTACGGTGGTTTGCAAGGAAATGCCAAAGGAAGAAGACGTTAGCCGCTTCGGGGTGGTGCGGATGAACGAAGATTCCAGAATTATAGAGTTTGAAGAAAAACCGATGGTAGCACAATCCAATACGATATCAGCAGGAATTTACGTGTTAAGGAGAAGACAGCTGATTGAAATGTTGGAGCGTTGTGCACAGGAAAATCGTTTTAATTTTGTAACAGATATTTTAATCCGCTATAAGAATATGAAACGTATTTATGGTTACAAATTAGATTCCTATTGGAGCAACATTGCAACAGTAGAGTCTTATTACAAAACAAATATGGATTTTCTAAGACCGGAAGTGCGTGCTTATTTCCGAGAAGAGCCAAGGATTTATTCTAAGATAGAGGATCTTCCACCGGCAAAATATAATGTGGGGTCAGAAGTACGTAACAGTTTGATAGCTAGTGGTTGTATTATCAATAGCAAAGTGGAAAATTCCATTTTATTTAAGAAGGTATTTGTGGGTAAAAATTGCGTGATTAAAAATTCCATCATTTTAAATGATGTGTATATAGGAGATAACACACATATTGAGAATTGTATTGTAGAGAGCCGTGATACCTTGCGGGCCAATACATATTTCAGTGGTGGTGATGGAATTAAAGTAGTATGTGAAAATAATGACAGGTATGTACTCTAG
- a CDS encoding pre-toxin TG domain-containing protein, with protein MNTEVKKVSDSWEAKCNSTVEWMSCGERLLEIDGILQECDAILQEVGLGTGFISKRTELEGLLEDKRVLWEYVPMLPDFVNYYLDEPLYKAFNQHATETISRIKLEDFWVDAGENNQIGITESYYDPYLGEYKGSENKTRFTFVDFLGTNTETAHLPNSSGWIVSTSGCVEDFARIFEGQYEAMNAAEMFKETEITSYEEYLEHFAHQGEFNHTMDKPFLSFVSSVLDITIIKPIIEACTGEDLITGEDLSDLERGLKVVFAIVDLVTLGGAVAATKCSEMELKKALQVLGKTVAIEFAGNTAACGVSAIGEAFDWPIPITIMLSLAAGIAVSCKGNKLLFEGEGFSREVLLDDTEVKQIGEMFESGLNSYEVVGNTKDFYRKNPSDPIRDVLGSGLESNPN; from the coding sequence ATGAATACAGAAGTGAAGAAGGTCAGTGATTCATGGGAAGCGAAATGTAATTCTACGGTAGAGTGGATGAGCTGTGGAGAGCGTTTGCTGGAGATTGACGGTATCCTGCAGGAGTGCGATGCAATCCTTCAGGAAGTTGGACTGGGAACCGGATTTATATCAAAGAGAACAGAACTGGAAGGACTGTTGGAGGATAAAAGAGTGTTATGGGAGTATGTCCCAATGCTCCCGGATTTCGTGAATTATTATTTGGATGAACCGTTATATAAGGCGTTCAATCAGCATGCTACGGAAACCATCAGCCGGATTAAACTGGAGGATTTTTGGGTTGATGCCGGAGAAAATAATCAGATAGGAATTACAGAAAGTTACTATGACCCTTATTTGGGAGAGTATAAGGGAAGCGAGAACAAGACAAGATTCACGTTTGTTGATTTTCTGGGAACCAATACAGAAACAGCACATTTACCAAATAGCTCCGGATGGATTGTTTCCACCAGTGGATGCGTGGAGGACTTTGCACGGATATTTGAAGGACAGTATGAGGCCATGAATGCGGCAGAGATGTTCAAGGAAACTGAGATAACAAGTTATGAAGAGTATCTGGAACACTTTGCGCATCAGGGAGAGTTCAACCATACCATGGATAAGCCTTTTCTGAGCTTCGTTTCGTCCGTACTGGATATCACAATTATTAAACCCATTATCGAGGCATGCACCGGAGAAGATTTGATTACCGGAGAAGACTTAAGTGATTTAGAACGAGGTCTTAAGGTAGTATTTGCAATCGTGGACTTGGTGACCTTAGGTGGAGCGGTGGCTGCAACTAAGTGTTCGGAAATGGAATTGAAGAAAGCATTGCAGGTATTGGGAAAAACCGTAGCGATAGAATTTGCGGGAAATACAGCGGCATGTGGGGTTAGTGCGATAGGAGAGGCCTTTGACTGGCCGATACCGATTACGATAATGCTTAGTCTTGCAGCTGGAATAGCGGTAAGCTGCAAGGGGAATAAGTTGTTGTTTGAGGGAGAGGGATTTAGCAGGGAAGTATTGCTGGATGATACTGAGGTGAAGCAGATAGGGGAGATGTTTGAGAGTGGATTAAATTCTTACGAGGTGGTTGGTAATACTAAAGATTTCTATAGAAAGAATCCATCAGATCCAATAAGAGATGTTTTGGGCTCAGGACTTGAGTCTAATCCTAATTAA